A portion of the Papilio machaon chromosome Z, ilPapMach1.1, whole genome shotgun sequence genome contains these proteins:
- the LOC106717183 gene encoding prefoldin subunit 1: MAKLVDLELKKAFAELQVKMVETRKKINIIDAQIDALDKVLKFIESTRQELNVLPNDTNTYIPVSRMFLQADLGDLKENIEERVSILSKRITELENKKEYLERKLRESEDNIREMVQQRKEQIEDKTN, encoded by the coding sequence atggCGAAACTTGTGGATTTAGAATTGAAGAAAGCTTTCGCGGAATTACAAGTAAAAATGGTTGAAaccagaaaaaaaatcaacattatcGACGCTCAAATCGACGCCTTGGACAaagtattgaaatttatagaATCTACGCGACAAGAGTTAAATGTTCTGCCCAATGATACCAATACTTACATACCTGTGAGCAGAATGTTTCTTCAGGCGGACTTAGGAGActtaaaggaaaatatcgaAGAACGTGTGTCTATACTTAGTAAACGTATCACCGAGTTAGAGAACAAAAAAGAGTACTTGGAAAGAAAACTAAGAGAAAGTGAAGACAACATAAGAGAAATGGTTCAGCAACGGAAGGAGCAGATCGaagataaaactaattaa
- the LOC106717081 gene encoding WW domain-containing adapter protein with coiled-coil homolog isoform X1 — MVMHARKPQRISDGYFEKHQTHPYQKYNSKIERTNSDYIPETRYASLRSPNGNVFTHGHGHGGHTGHSAHSAHHHYSHVPDQRPHTIPRNSYMQKDSEKERDRDYKSSRNKYTDSVRSPKEKRSKECDREKNNHERCESEKKSRTSSMNCSVSRSSKYDKRSAPVPSVPTGSEWSEHISSSGKKYYYNSISEVSQWEKPREWDSRRTTSKDSTYSARSNRDREKRSRSRSGRRESEQSRSKRSNNASDRYWSGRDDDSHPHERQRPKHSHDAKDGQPQDMDISPDRSTPLSEGSYARDPPRSDNAVPPVVVLDNSNQPTGSLLAAALPRIVATPVSMGSGVSAATGTGGATGMAGGATSLAGAACTDTGGCTPHRDAGPPTPTHSENTDPHAPPLHLDAALPRKMECLGSYSSVVGGPLQHAVPMLTPSLMNYVRADLTAHVAAWPADILEKQANKFTEEAYQLGCLQCTRVSAELKCARSLVRHTEIQATLQEQKVMYLRQQITRLEELKSQNSFMSDD, encoded by the exons ATGGTAATGCATGCAAGGAAACCTCAGCGAATAAGCGATGG GTACTTTGAGAAGCACCAAACCCATCCGTATCAG AAGTACAATTCCAAGATTGAGAGGACAAATAGTGACTACATTCCTGAAACACGCTATGCATCACTTAGATCACCAAACGGCAATGTGTTTACACATGGACACGGTCACGGCGGCCACACCGGTCACTCTGCCCACTCGGCCCACCACCACTACAGTCATGTGCCCGACCAAAGGCCACATACAATACCAAGAAATTCCTACATGCAAAAAGATTCCGAAAAGGAGAGAGATCGAGACTACAAATCATCTAGAAATAAGTACACAG ACAGTGTTCGATCACCGAAAGAGAAACGTAGCAAAGAATGTGATAGAGAGAAGAACAACCATGAACGATGTGAATCTGAGAAAAAAAGTAGGACTAGTAGCATGAACTGTAGTGTTAGTAGGAGTAGTAAATATGATAAACGAAGTGCACCAGTTCCAAGCGTGCCTACAGGAAGTGAATGGTCAGAACATATTAGTTCATCAGGGAAGAAGTACTATTATAACTCTATCAGTGAAGTGTCACAGTGGGAGAAGCCACGGGAATGGGACTCCCGCAGGACAACATCCAAAGATTCCACATACTCTGCAAGAAGCA ATCGTGACAGAGAGAAAAGGTCGCGGTCGCGGTCAGGACGGCGGGAGTCGGAGCAGTCGCGCAGCAAGCGCTCCAACAACGCCTCCGACCGATACTGGAGCGGACGAGATGACGACTCGCATCCGCACGAACGACAGCGACCCAAACACTCGCACGATGCCAAGG ATGGCCAGCCTCAGGACATGGACATCTCGCCTGACCGCAGCACGCCGCTGTCGGAGGGCTCGTACGCTCGCGACCCCCCGCGCTCCGACAACGCCGTGCCCCCCGTCGTCGTGCTCGACAACTCTAACCAGCCC ACGGGATCGCTGCTGGCGGCGGCGTTACCGCGCATCGTGGCCACGCCGGTGTCGATGGGCAGCGGGGTGTCGGCTGCGACGGGCACGGGGGGTGCGACGGGCATGGCGGGGGGCGCGACGAGCCTGGCGGGCGCGGCGTGCACGGACACGGGCGGGTGTACGCCGCACCGCGACGCCGGACCCCCTACGCCGACGCATTCGGAGAACACGGACCCCCATGCGCCGCCCCTCCACCTCGACGCGGCGCTGCCCAGGAAGA TGGAGTGCCTGGGCAGCTACTCGTCGGTCGTGGGGGGTCCGCTGCAGCACGCCGTACCCATGCTGACCCCCTCCCTGATGAACTACGTGCGCGCGGACCTCACCGCGCACGTCGCCGCCTGGCCCGCCGACATACTCGAGAAACAG GCGAACAAGTTCACAGAGGAGGCGTACCAGCTGGGCTGTCTGCAGTGCACGCGCGTCTCCGCAGAGCTCAAGTGCGCGCGCTCGCTGGTGCGCCACACAGAGATACAGG
- the LOC106717081 gene encoding WW domain-containing adapter protein with coiled-coil homolog isoform X2 → MVMHARKPQRISDGYFEKHQTHPYQYNSKIERTNSDYIPETRYASLRSPNGNVFTHGHGHGGHTGHSAHSAHHHYSHVPDQRPHTIPRNSYMQKDSEKERDRDYKSSRNKYTDSVRSPKEKRSKECDREKNNHERCESEKKSRTSSMNCSVSRSSKYDKRSAPVPSVPTGSEWSEHISSSGKKYYYNSISEVSQWEKPREWDSRRTTSKDSTYSARSNRDREKRSRSRSGRRESEQSRSKRSNNASDRYWSGRDDDSHPHERQRPKHSHDAKDGQPQDMDISPDRSTPLSEGSYARDPPRSDNAVPPVVVLDNSNQPTGSLLAAALPRIVATPVSMGSGVSAATGTGGATGMAGGATSLAGAACTDTGGCTPHRDAGPPTPTHSENTDPHAPPLHLDAALPRKMECLGSYSSVVGGPLQHAVPMLTPSLMNYVRADLTAHVAAWPADILEKQANKFTEEAYQLGCLQCTRVSAELKCARSLVRHTEIQATLQEQKVMYLRQQITRLEELKSQNSFMSDD, encoded by the exons ATGGTAATGCATGCAAGGAAACCTCAGCGAATAAGCGATGG GTACTTTGAGAAGCACCAAACCCATCCGTATCAG TACAATTCCAAGATTGAGAGGACAAATAGTGACTACATTCCTGAAACACGCTATGCATCACTTAGATCACCAAACGGCAATGTGTTTACACATGGACACGGTCACGGCGGCCACACCGGTCACTCTGCCCACTCGGCCCACCACCACTACAGTCATGTGCCCGACCAAAGGCCACATACAATACCAAGAAATTCCTACATGCAAAAAGATTCCGAAAAGGAGAGAGATCGAGACTACAAATCATCTAGAAATAAGTACACAG ACAGTGTTCGATCACCGAAAGAGAAACGTAGCAAAGAATGTGATAGAGAGAAGAACAACCATGAACGATGTGAATCTGAGAAAAAAAGTAGGACTAGTAGCATGAACTGTAGTGTTAGTAGGAGTAGTAAATATGATAAACGAAGTGCACCAGTTCCAAGCGTGCCTACAGGAAGTGAATGGTCAGAACATATTAGTTCATCAGGGAAGAAGTACTATTATAACTCTATCAGTGAAGTGTCACAGTGGGAGAAGCCACGGGAATGGGACTCCCGCAGGACAACATCCAAAGATTCCACATACTCTGCAAGAAGCA ATCGTGACAGAGAGAAAAGGTCGCGGTCGCGGTCAGGACGGCGGGAGTCGGAGCAGTCGCGCAGCAAGCGCTCCAACAACGCCTCCGACCGATACTGGAGCGGACGAGATGACGACTCGCATCCGCACGAACGACAGCGACCCAAACACTCGCACGATGCCAAGG ATGGCCAGCCTCAGGACATGGACATCTCGCCTGACCGCAGCACGCCGCTGTCGGAGGGCTCGTACGCTCGCGACCCCCCGCGCTCCGACAACGCCGTGCCCCCCGTCGTCGTGCTCGACAACTCTAACCAGCCC ACGGGATCGCTGCTGGCGGCGGCGTTACCGCGCATCGTGGCCACGCCGGTGTCGATGGGCAGCGGGGTGTCGGCTGCGACGGGCACGGGGGGTGCGACGGGCATGGCGGGGGGCGCGACGAGCCTGGCGGGCGCGGCGTGCACGGACACGGGCGGGTGTACGCCGCACCGCGACGCCGGACCCCCTACGCCGACGCATTCGGAGAACACGGACCCCCATGCGCCGCCCCTCCACCTCGACGCGGCGCTGCCCAGGAAGA TGGAGTGCCTGGGCAGCTACTCGTCGGTCGTGGGGGGTCCGCTGCAGCACGCCGTACCCATGCTGACCCCCTCCCTGATGAACTACGTGCGCGCGGACCTCACCGCGCACGTCGCCGCCTGGCCCGCCGACATACTCGAGAAACAG GCGAACAAGTTCACAGAGGAGGCGTACCAGCTGGGCTGTCTGCAGTGCACGCGCGTCTCCGCAGAGCTCAAGTGCGCGCGCTCGCTGGTGCGCCACACAGAGATACAGG